A window of Vicinamibacterales bacterium contains these coding sequences:
- the rpsD gene encoding 30S ribosomal protein S4 produces MARYTGAVCRLCRREGMKLFLKGERCYMEKCAIEKRNVPPGHHGKGRKAKLMGYGLQLREKQKVKRTYGVLESQFRRYFESADRHRGITGETLLQLLERRFDNVIYRLGLATSRPQARQLVRHGHFFINGCRVNVPSYSVGVGDVLSVRESKAKSKSIQHAMEEVKGRGIPEWLEFDAEQLSGRVASLPTRQQINLPVQEQLIVELYSK; encoded by the coding sequence ATGGCACGATACACAGGTGCGGTTTGCCGGCTTTGCCGGCGTGAGGGCATGAAGCTCTTTCTAAAGGGCGAGCGGTGTTATATGGAGAAGTGCGCCATTGAAAAGCGTAACGTTCCGCCAGGTCACCACGGCAAGGGTCGGAAGGCTAAGCTCATGGGGTACGGTTTGCAGCTTCGTGAGAAACAGAAAGTGAAGCGTACCTATGGCGTACTAGAAAGTCAGTTCAGACGCTATTTTGAGTCTGCCGATCGCCATCGGGGCATAACCGGTGAGACCTTACTTCAGCTACTTGAGCGTCGATTTGACAACGTGATCTACAGGCTCGGATTAGCGACCTCACGACCCCAGGCGAGGCAACTCGTGCGTCATGGACACTTCTTTATTAATGGCTGCCGTGTCAATGTGCCGTCGTACTCGGTGGGAGTTGGTGATGTATTGAGCGTGCGCGAGTCAAAGGCCAAGAGTAAGTCGATTCAACACGCGATGGAGGAAGTTAAGGGGCGGGGAATTCCCGAGTGGCTCGAGTTTGATGCAGAACAGCTCTCCGGCCGCGTTGCGTCGTTGCCGACACGACAGCAGATTAATCTGCCCGTGCAAGAGCAGCTTATAGTCGAGCTTTACTCCAAGTAA
- the fusA gene encoding elongation factor G, which yields MMSFRVWGWAAYLCTLVRFGSLERGRVTAMRVYDTPSIRNVAIVGHSGSGKTQLTSAMLFDAGMVNRLGMVDEGTTVTDFDEEAIERKHTLAASAAYAEWNKTKINVLDTPGIANFLSEARTAMGVSDAAVVVVDAVSGVEVQTEKTWAEAQELGIPRVVVLNHLDRERASLTRSLTSLQDVLGRTIVPIQVPIGSEKSFRGVVDLVAMRALVFASGSNGKPSVEDIPDDIVASAKTAREALIEMVAEADDNLMEKFFEAGTLTQEELEAGLRTAVLAGQVAPLVCTSATLNIGVVPLLDALVKYTPSPADRPFPSANSDKESEQKVASSEGPIAAYVWKTIADPFAGRITMFRVVSGTIQADATVHNLTKDSAERFGSLLLLQGKTQTSVDELRAGDLGAVAKLKDTHTGDTLADKGDSSRFPPFTFPSPVLSYAIEPKSRGDEEKISTSLQRLREEDPTIEYGRDDQTQELLLSGQGQVHIEVTVAKLKRRFGVEVNLKLPRIAYRETILASTEAHGRHKKQTGGHGQFGDCKIRMEPLPRGSDFEFANEIFGGSIPRQFVPAVEKGIQQSRMRGYLAGYPVVDFKATVFDGSFHPVDSNEMSFKMAGSLAFKDAMTRAKPTLLEPIMNVEIYSPSEFAGDLMGDLNSRRGRIGGMEPRGAMTAIKAQVPIAEMLTYEQQLTSATGGRGAYQMKFSHYEEVPAHLHSDIISAAKAESS from the coding sequence ATGATGTCCTTTCGGGTTTGGGGCTGGGCTGCCTACCTATGCACACTGGTTAGGTTTGGGTCTCTTGAACGAGGGAGGGTAACCGCAATGAGGGTCTACGACACACCGAGCATTAGGAATGTTGCGATCGTCGGGCATAGTGGCTCCGGAAAGACGCAGCTGACCTCTGCCATGTTGTTTGATGCGGGCATGGTGAACCGCTTGGGGATGGTAGACGAAGGCACCACGGTCACCGACTTTGACGAGGAGGCTATCGAGAGGAAACATACCCTAGCCGCGAGTGCTGCCTACGCTGAGTGGAACAAGACTAAAATCAACGTTCTTGACACCCCAGGGATCGCTAATTTCCTCAGCGAAGCAAGAACTGCAATGGGCGTCAGCGATGCCGCTGTTGTCGTGGTGGACGCTGTCTCAGGAGTTGAAGTACAAACGGAAAAGACCTGGGCTGAGGCACAAGAACTCGGTATTCCTAGAGTGGTCGTACTTAACCACCTTGATCGGGAGCGAGCTAGCTTGACTCGTTCCCTTACGTCGCTTCAGGACGTGCTTGGGCGCACCATCGTGCCAATCCAAGTGCCAATCGGTAGTGAAAAATCGTTCCGGGGAGTCGTCGACCTCGTTGCCATGAGGGCACTCGTGTTCGCCTCAGGCAGCAACGGCAAACCTTCAGTTGAAGACATTCCAGACGATATCGTTGCTTCGGCGAAGACTGCACGAGAGGCTTTGATTGAAATGGTGGCGGAAGCCGATGACAACCTTATGGAGAAGTTCTTCGAGGCTGGAACGCTCACACAAGAAGAACTCGAAGCCGGCCTCCGCACAGCAGTCCTCGCAGGCCAAGTTGCACCTCTAGTGTGCACCTCGGCTACGCTTAATATCGGCGTCGTACCGCTCCTAGATGCTCTCGTAAAATATACTCCATCCCCAGCCGATCGTCCGTTCCCTAGTGCAAACAGTGACAAAGAGTCCGAACAGAAGGTTGCCTCAAGCGAGGGACCAATCGCTGCCTATGTATGGAAGACTATTGCCGATCCGTTCGCCGGACGCATCACAATGTTCCGCGTTGTTTCCGGCACCATTCAAGCTGATGCAACGGTACATAACCTCACAAAGGATTCGGCTGAGCGCTTCGGCAGCTTACTGCTACTCCAAGGCAAGACTCAAACTTCTGTGGATGAACTCCGTGCTGGGGATCTCGGTGCCGTTGCAAAACTAAAAGACACACACACAGGCGATACTCTGGCGGATAAAGGTGACTCGAGCAGGTTTCCACCGTTCACGTTCCCATCTCCAGTATTGTCCTACGCGATCGAACCGAAAAGTCGTGGCGACGAAGAGAAAATCAGCACATCACTGCAACGCCTTAGGGAAGAAGACCCGACAATCGAGTACGGGCGAGACGACCAAACTCAGGAACTCCTGCTCTCGGGCCAGGGGCAGGTACACATTGAGGTTACGGTAGCCAAACTAAAACGTCGTTTTGGCGTCGAGGTGAATCTCAAGCTGCCACGGATTGCGTACCGCGAAACGATTTTGGCTTCAACTGAGGCCCACGGACGCCACAAGAAACAGACTGGCGGTCACGGACAATTCGGTGACTGCAAGATCCGCATGGAACCGTTACCTCGGGGTAGCGATTTCGAGTTCGCTAATGAGATCTTTGGTGGTTCTATCCCGAGACAGTTTGTACCAGCAGTCGAGAAAGGCATCCAGCAGTCACGGATGCGTGGATATCTCGCGGGCTACCCAGTCGTCGATTTTAAGGCAACGGTGTTCGATGGCTCGTTCCACCCAGTAGACTCAAACGAGATGTCGTTCAAGATGGCAGGTTCCTTGGCGTTTAAGGATGCAATGACACGCGCCAAGCCCACACTTCTGGAACCGATCATGAACGTTGAAATCTACTCTCCGAGCGAATTTGCTGGCGATCTAATGGGCGATCTCAATAGTCGACGCGGCCGCATAGGTGGGATGGAGCCTCGCGGCGCAATGACCGCGATTAAAGCTCAGGTCCCAATTGCGGAAATGTTGACCTATGAACAGCAACTCACGTCCGCGACCGGTGGCCGAGGAGCATATCAAATGAAGTTCTCTCACTACGAAGAGGTGCCGGCTCACCTCCACAGTGACATCATCTCAGCAGCAAAGGCCGAAAGCTCATAG
- a CDS encoding DNA-directed RNA polymerase subunit alpha: MLWKGFQRPKRLEFERETLTDRFGRFSAQPFERGFGTTVGNAVRRVLLSSIEGAAVVAVKIEGVQHEFSPIPGVVEDAIDIILNVKQVPLRMHVEHPKTLSLTSEKVGEIKARDIQTDSDVEILEPDAHIATIGEGGRLQMEMRVRQNRGYVSADKNFDDDLGIGWIPIDSVHSPIKKVNYLVEAARLGQTTDYEKVTLDVWTNGSITPRDAVSLASKLIQDHLKIFISLDDPVEQAQDLSVEQPILTSNENLEKSVEELELSVRSYNCLKNAEISTISELVQKTEAEMLKTKNFGRKSLNEIKEILTNMGLSLGMRLDQTVPQPEAKPQSEIDPAV; the protein is encoded by the coding sequence ATGTTGTGGAAAGGTTTCCAACGGCCAAAGCGCTTGGAGTTTGAGCGGGAAACGTTGACTGACCGATTCGGTCGGTTTTCTGCGCAGCCATTCGAGCGTGGATTCGGCACTACTGTCGGGAACGCAGTGCGCCGCGTATTACTCTCATCAATCGAAGGCGCAGCGGTCGTCGCGGTAAAGATCGAGGGTGTACAACACGAGTTCTCTCCGATTCCAGGTGTTGTTGAGGATGCGATAGATATTATTCTGAATGTTAAGCAGGTGCCACTGCGGATGCATGTAGAGCACCCTAAGACCCTGTCGCTCACGTCGGAGAAGGTTGGTGAGATAAAAGCCCGTGACATTCAGACGGACTCTGATGTGGAAATCCTTGAACCGGATGCTCACATCGCAACGATTGGCGAAGGTGGCCGATTACAAATGGAAATGAGGGTTCGTCAAAACCGGGGTTATGTGTCGGCCGATAAGAATTTTGATGATGATTTGGGGATCGGCTGGATTCCAATCGACTCCGTCCACTCGCCGATCAAGAAGGTTAATTACCTTGTCGAAGCAGCCCGGCTGGGACAAACCACTGATTACGAAAAAGTAACTTTGGATGTCTGGACTAACGGCTCGATTACGCCGCGTGATGCAGTGTCGTTGGCTTCGAAGTTGATTCAAGATCACCTAAAGATCTTTATCTCCCTAGATGATCCAGTTGAGCAAGCACAGGACCTCTCAGTTGAACAGCCAATACTGACCTCAAACGAGAACCTCGAGAAGAGTGTAGAAGAATTGGAGCTCTCGGTACGATCATACAACTGCCTGAAGAATGCTGAGATTAGTACGATCTCTGAGCTTGTGCAGAAGACGGAAGCCGAAATGCTTAAGACTAAAAACTTCGGAAGGAAGTCTTTGAACGAGATTAAGGAAATCCTTACAAACATGGGACTTAGCCTTGGTATGCGGCTCGATCAGACAGTGCCGCAGCCTGAGGCGAAGCCACAATCTGAAATCGACCCTGCGGTCTGA
- a CDS encoding type II secretion system protein, translating to MKANNSFSWVELLIVIAVVGIVGAISVPSWLRARVAGSEAAIVALLHAINSAQSRYAASCANGYYAPNLALLATPPATGGDHGFLGQDFENDPSLKKSYSITLTAGLEAPGVPAPCNDTVPGTVVTTYFVTAVPTNDGDHVFGTNQSGRVYQSSGPMKVTFSGVPSGASEIQ from the coding sequence GTGAAGGCTAATAATAGTTTCTCTTGGGTCGAGCTGCTGATCGTTATCGCGGTTGTAGGCATAGTTGGAGCCATTTCAGTTCCGAGCTGGCTTCGTGCTCGTGTAGCGGGCAGTGAGGCGGCCATAGTTGCTTTGCTGCACGCTATTAACAGTGCTCAGTCGCGCTATGCAGCTAGCTGCGCTAACGGCTACTATGCGCCGAACTTAGCTTTGTTGGCTACGCCACCTGCCACGGGTGGCGACCATGGTTTCCTTGGCCAAGATTTTGAAAACGATCCTTCGCTGAAGAAGTCATATAGCATCACATTAACTGCTGGTTTGGAAGCACCCGGCGTTCCTGCTCCGTGTAACGATACGGTGCCTGGCACGGTCGTGACGACTTACTTCGTAACCGCTGTTCCGACGAACGATGGAGATCATGTTTTTGGTACGAATCAGAGCGGAAGGGTTTATCAATCGAGCGGGCCCATGAAGGTGACGTTTAGCGGGGTCCCGAGTGGAGCGAGCGAGATTCAGTGA
- the map gene encoding type I methionyl aminopeptidase yields the protein MIVCKSPEELIRMRAANQVVASVLDELRTIAAPGVTTAELDATVEARVREAGATPAFKGYRGFPASLCASINDEVVHGIPSPRKLMAGDIVSLDVGVLLDGYYGDSAVTVAIGTVSDEVKQLLRVTREALDLGIERMRVGSRVSDIGHAIQCHVEANGFSVVREFVGHGIGTKLHEEPQIPNYGEPGRGPRLAEGMVLAIEPMVNIGKPTVRVLDDQWTAVTRDGSLSAHFEHTVAVTSSSAEVLTRRPGDSQTVTA from the coding sequence GTGATTGTGTGCAAATCGCCTGAGGAACTGATACGGATGCGTGCGGCGAATCAGGTTGTGGCAAGCGTGCTGGATGAGTTACGGACGATAGCCGCGCCTGGCGTTACCACGGCCGAACTGGATGCGACTGTCGAGGCTCGTGTACGTGAGGCCGGTGCTACGCCGGCTTTCAAAGGTTACCGGGGTTTTCCAGCGAGCTTGTGTGCTTCGATTAATGATGAGGTAGTTCACGGGATTCCGTCACCGAGAAAACTAATGGCAGGTGATATCGTGTCGCTTGATGTCGGCGTTTTACTAGATGGTTATTACGGAGACTCTGCGGTGACGGTGGCCATTGGGACGGTTTCGGACGAGGTGAAGCAGTTATTACGGGTAACACGTGAGGCTCTAGATCTTGGTATTGAGCGAATGCGAGTAGGGTCGAGAGTTTCGGATATCGGCCACGCCATTCAATGTCACGTAGAAGCCAATGGTTTTTCGGTGGTTCGGGAGTTCGTAGGTCACGGTATCGGCACGAAGTTGCATGAGGAGCCTCAGATTCCGAACTATGGTGAACCTGGTCGAGGTCCGAGACTGGCCGAAGGCATGGTTTTGGCAATTGAGCCAATGGTGAATATTGGCAAACCAACTGTACGCGTACTCGATGATCAGTGGACGGCTGTGACTAGGGACGGTAGCCTGTCTGCTCACTTTGAGCACACGGTTGCCGTAACCTCAAGCAGCGCAGAAGTCTTGACACGGAGGCCGGGCGATTCGCAGACCGTAACAGCGTGA
- the aroB gene encoding 3-dehydroquinate synthase translates to MKPTCINITSGTHTYPIHIATGLTSRLSSLVDQTAPKGRRFIVSNSTIWRIHGQSISTALPDAELILIPDGERFKTLHTVSRIYESLIHTGADRQATLVAVGGGIVGDVAGFAAATFLRGITILHVPTTLLAQVDSAIGGKVGVNHTLGKNLIGAFYPPASVLIDPELLTTLPRREFRAGLYEVIKYGMIADRDLFERVERDLSALFDHNQMALQPIIAECCRIKSSIVETDEREAGLRRILNFGHTVGHAIEAVTKYRRFKHGEAVGYGMLAAADIAVRRRTLAPEPRKALSELVTKLGPMPSVADLSSKQVIDMINRDKKIKEGKLHFVLPSSIGTTIVVDDVTTRQINAALKRLGLRP, encoded by the coding sequence ATGAAACCGACTTGCATCAACATAACCTCTGGCACACACACATACCCGATTCATATCGCGACCGGCCTGACATCGCGTCTTTCATCGCTAGTTGACCAGACAGCGCCAAAAGGCAGGCGATTCATCGTCTCTAACTCCACCATCTGGCGGATTCACGGACAATCTATTAGCACCGCACTTCCTGATGCAGAACTTATTCTGATTCCTGACGGCGAACGCTTCAAAACACTACATACAGTCAGCCGAATCTATGAATCGTTAATCCACACTGGGGCAGACCGTCAGGCGACCCTAGTAGCGGTCGGCGGTGGCATCGTAGGAGACGTGGCGGGGTTCGCAGCCGCAACGTTTCTTCGAGGTATCACTATTCTCCATGTCCCGACCACTCTTCTCGCACAGGTTGACAGTGCGATTGGCGGTAAAGTTGGAGTCAACCACACACTTGGCAAGAATCTGATTGGTGCATTCTACCCGCCGGCGTCAGTACTCATCGATCCCGAACTACTGACCACATTGCCTCGGCGGGAGTTCCGAGCTGGCCTCTATGAAGTCATCAAATACGGGATGATCGCGGACCGTGATCTCTTCGAACGCGTTGAACGCGATCTGTCAGCGCTGTTCGATCATAACCAGATGGCTCTCCAACCGATCATTGCAGAATGTTGTCGAATTAAGAGTTCAATCGTAGAAACAGATGAGCGGGAAGCCGGACTTCGCCGCATATTAAATTTTGGCCATACGGTCGGTCATGCGATCGAGGCAGTAACAAAATACCGTCGCTTCAAACACGGCGAGGCTGTCGGCTACGGCATGTTAGCAGCGGCCGATATCGCAGTACGACGTCGAACACTCGCGCCAGAACCCCGTAAGGCATTGTCAGAGTTAGTTACCAAACTTGGACCTATGCCATCAGTCGCCGACCTCTCCTCAAAGCAGGTCATTGACATGATCAATCGTGATAAGAAGATTAAGGAGGGAAAGTTACACTTTGTCCTGCCGTCGTCGATCGGAACAACGATCGTCGTAGACGACGTAACAACTAGACAGATCAACGCCGCATTGAAACGACTAGGCTTAAGACCCTAA
- the proS gene encoding proline--tRNA ligase: protein MADKKIAFVTEITPRSKDFSRWYLDVVKRAELADYSPVKGCMIIRPYGYAIWELMQQALDRRFKATGHVNAYFPLFIPESLLRKEAAHVEGFAPQVAWVTRGGDEELEERLVIRPTSEAIIGMMYAKWIQSWRDLPILINQWANVVRWEKVTRPFLRTTEFLWQEGHTAHETEQEAEEEALRMLGVYKDFAEQELAMPVIEGRKSESEKFAGAVHTYSIEALMGDARALQAGTSHHLGQNFAKVFDITFQARDKSVQHVWQTSWGMSTRLVGGVIMMHGDDSGLILPPRIAPYQVVIVPILRGNWQETILPYAESVRDELNAAGVRVTLDARDSYTPGWKFAEWELKGVPVRLEVGPKDIEKSQVLSVRRDNRNKVAFARKEVVSGVQTLLSEIQQELFDRACRFREEYTVRTTSYEEFKKIMAGRPGFVISPWCGETICEAAIKAETQATIRNLPMSGLEASVTCVRCEAPAREQAYFAKSY, encoded by the coding sequence ATGGCGGACAAGAAGATCGCTTTTGTTACGGAAATCACACCAAGGTCGAAGGATTTTTCCAGATGGTATCTCGACGTTGTGAAGCGGGCTGAGCTCGCAGATTACTCACCAGTTAAAGGATGCATGATCATCCGGCCGTACGGTTACGCAATCTGGGAGTTGATGCAGCAGGCGCTGGATCGTCGATTCAAGGCCACCGGCCACGTTAACGCGTATTTCCCTTTATTCATTCCCGAGAGTTTGCTACGTAAAGAAGCGGCTCACGTTGAGGGTTTTGCGCCACAGGTGGCTTGGGTGACCCGAGGTGGTGATGAGGAGTTAGAAGAGCGACTGGTCATCCGCCCGACTTCCGAAGCAATAATCGGCATGATGTACGCTAAGTGGATCCAATCGTGGCGTGACCTGCCGATCCTAATTAATCAATGGGCGAACGTGGTTCGGTGGGAAAAGGTAACACGGCCGTTTTTACGAACCACGGAATTCCTCTGGCAGGAGGGACACACCGCCCATGAGACGGAGCAAGAAGCGGAAGAGGAAGCACTCCGTATGTTGGGAGTCTACAAGGATTTCGCTGAACAGGAACTTGCGATGCCCGTGATTGAAGGCCGCAAGAGTGAAAGTGAAAAGTTCGCTGGAGCGGTGCACACCTACTCGATTGAGGCACTTATGGGTGACGCACGTGCTCTCCAGGCAGGCACCTCCCATCATTTGGGCCAAAACTTTGCCAAAGTGTTCGATATTACATTTCAGGCGCGGGACAAGTCAGTGCAGCACGTGTGGCAGACCTCGTGGGGAATGTCAACGCGTCTCGTTGGTGGCGTGATCATGATGCACGGCGACGATTCTGGGTTGATTTTGCCGCCTAGAATCGCACCTTATCAAGTTGTCATCGTGCCGATCTTGCGTGGTAACTGGCAGGAAACCATCTTGCCTTACGCTGAATCGGTTCGCGACGAACTCAATGCGGCAGGCGTTCGGGTAACTTTGGATGCTCGTGACTCGTATACGCCGGGGTGGAAGTTCGCCGAATGGGAACTTAAAGGGGTGCCAGTGCGCCTCGAAGTCGGACCGAAGGATATAGAAAAATCACAGGTCCTGTCGGTTCGCCGTGATAACCGTAATAAGGTGGCTTTTGCTCGTAAAGAGGTTGTCTCCGGGGTTCAGACGCTTCTCAGCGAGATTCAGCAGGAGTTGTTCGACCGTGCGTGTCGGTTCCGTGAGGAATATACGGTCAGGACGACGTCGTATGAGGAATTTAAGAAGATTATGGCGGGCCGGCCGGGATTCGTTATTTCGCCGTGGTGTGGGGAAACGATCTGCGAGGCCGCCATCAAGGCTGAAACTCAGGCGACCATTCGGAACCTACCCATGAGTGGTTTGGAAGCCTCCGTAACCTGTGTTCGCTGCGAAGCTCCGGCACGAGAACAGGCATACTTTGCCAAGTCCTACTGA
- the rpsK gene encoding 30S ribosomal protein S11 → MAKKEAIESALSEPTKKSVKRKKTFKKRGVKRVVQHGHAHIQVSFNNTIITITDADGNVVAWSSAGGIGFKGSRKGTPFAATQAAITAGKAAKGVGMRSLEVRVKGPGAGRESAVRALQTIGLDVRSIRDVTPVPHNGCRPQKRRRV, encoded by the coding sequence ATGGCGAAGAAAGAAGCGATTGAAAGTGCACTTTCAGAACCGACGAAAAAGTCTGTTAAACGGAAAAAAACTTTCAAAAAGCGCGGCGTGAAGCGTGTCGTGCAGCATGGCCACGCGCATATTCAAGTGTCGTTCAATAACACCATTATTACGATCACCGATGCTGACGGTAATGTAGTCGCTTGGTCTAGCGCAGGTGGTATTGGTTTTAAAGGGTCGCGCAAGGGCACTCCGTTTGCAGCAACCCAGGCAGCTATTACCGCTGGGAAGGCGGCTAAGGGAGTGGGTATGCGGTCGCTTGAAGTACGTGTAAAGGGGCCTGGTGCTGGAAGAGAGTCGGCGGTTCGTGCTCTCCAGACGATCGGATTGGATGTCAGGTCGATCCGTGATGTGACTCCGGTGCCGCACAATGGTTGTCGCCCTCAGAAACGTCGGCGGGTCTAA
- the rpmJ gene encoding 50S ribosomal protein L36: protein MKVRTSVKRMCAKCKIVRRRGVVRVVCSNQKHKQRQG from the coding sequence ATGAAGGTTCGAACATCTGTCAAACGTATGTGTGCCAAGTGTAAGATTGTTCGGCGACGAGGTGTCGTTAGGGTTGTCTGCAGCAATCAGAAACATAAGCAGCGACAGGGTTGA
- a CDS encoding vitamin K epoxide reductase family protein codes for MSLAAFRLSAVFVLVGFGASVASTYVHARIFSDPTYVSFCDVSSTLNCTQVYLSQYGSIGGVPVAYLGLVWFMFAGALILAAWRSTSLIRAHLAAYLFLLSTVALAFVFYLAYASFVVLGTICMLCVAVYVAVAGLFVVSGASTTTTISQVPGLIVEDIRVLRGFPIGFALMISLVLGSVLGGAWLRTTTELEGVTTAPATLSVSEREEFIRWWSSQRRVELPIVDEDAEVLVLKFNDYMCPPCKQTYLNYKSVFAKYEAIRPGAVKLLTKHYPLDPECNETAPNGIHYASCEAAAAVLLAGRGGEERVGALEDWLFEHQATLSASSVQTAARDVGGVDDFEAEYSSILERVRDDIALGVSLRVEATPTFVINGVAITGGLTVQYFDAAIAFELERAGTTQ; via the coding sequence ATGAGTTTAGCAGCCTTTCGGTTAAGTGCGGTGTTCGTGTTGGTTGGGTTTGGCGCCTCAGTCGCGTCTACTTATGTGCACGCTCGGATATTCAGCGATCCGACCTACGTCAGTTTTTGCGATGTTAGCAGCACACTCAATTGCACGCAGGTGTACCTTAGCCAATACGGTAGCATCGGCGGTGTCCCAGTTGCCTATCTTGGTCTAGTGTGGTTCATGTTTGCTGGCGCCCTCATTCTGGCAGCCTGGCGAAGCACGTCTTTAATCAGGGCACATCTCGCAGCGTATCTGTTCTTGTTGTCGACTGTGGCGCTGGCGTTTGTGTTTTATCTAGCCTACGCCTCGTTTGTCGTCCTAGGGACTATCTGCATGCTGTGTGTTGCTGTATACGTGGCGGTTGCAGGACTTTTCGTCGTGTCGGGGGCCTCCACAACGACGACGATATCCCAAGTGCCAGGCCTAATAGTGGAGGATATTCGGGTCCTAAGAGGATTTCCGATCGGATTTGCCTTAATGATTTCATTGGTTCTTGGGTCAGTGTTGGGTGGGGCATGGCTTAGAACGACGACAGAATTAGAGGGGGTTACAACGGCGCCAGCGACCTTGTCGGTTAGCGAGCGGGAGGAGTTTATTCGCTGGTGGAGTTCACAACGTCGCGTGGAATTACCGATCGTAGATGAAGATGCTGAAGTTCTTGTCTTGAAGTTTAACGACTACATGTGTCCACCATGCAAGCAGACCTATCTGAACTATAAGTCAGTGTTCGCGAAGTACGAGGCCATACGACCTGGAGCTGTCAAGCTGTTGACCAAGCATTATCCACTCGACCCGGAGTGTAATGAGACAGCACCTAACGGCATACACTATGCGTCTTGTGAGGCTGCCGCTGCGGTGCTGCTGGCCGGGCGTGGTGGCGAGGAAAGGGTTGGGGCACTCGAAGACTGGCTTTTTGAGCACCAAGCCACCTTGTCAGCGAGCAGCGTTCAAACCGCTGCTCGTGATGTCGGTGGGGTAGATGACTTTGAAGCCGAGTACTCATCGATACTTGAGAGGGTGCGCGACGATATTGCACTTGGTGTGAGTCTTCGTGTCGAAGCGACACCGACATTCGTTATCAACGGTGTAGCTATTACTGGTGGCTTAACGGTGCAGTACTTTGATGCGGCGATCGCTTTCGAGCTCGAACGAGCCGGAACAACTCAATAG
- a CDS encoding arginine decarboxylase, pyruvoyl-dependent translates to MLGFVPKEIFLTKGVGRHREKLTSFERALRSAGIAACNLVRVSSIFPPGCKILSRTEGVRRLQPGQVTFVVMSDAASREPHRLIAATIGLAIPRDPMLHGYLSEHHSYGENEDTAGDYAEELAAEMLATALDLDFDPDKSWDEKKEVYRLSNQIVNTRNVTQSAVGDKQGRWTTVIAAAVLVG, encoded by the coding sequence GTGCTCGGTTTCGTTCCTAAGGAAATCTTCTTAACCAAGGGTGTAGGCAGACATCGCGAGAAGCTCACGTCTTTTGAGCGGGCGCTGAGGTCGGCTGGCATCGCGGCGTGCAATCTTGTACGGGTCTCGAGTATCTTCCCGCCAGGCTGTAAGATTTTGTCACGCACTGAAGGCGTGCGGCGGCTTCAGCCTGGGCAGGTCACTTTTGTAGTCATGTCGGACGCAGCCTCCCGGGAACCACACCGACTTATAGCTGCTACGATCGGTTTAGCAATTCCACGAGACCCGATGCTTCACGGCTATCTTTCTGAGCACCATAGCTATGGCGAGAACGAGGACACCGCTGGCGACTATGCCGAAGAGTTGGCTGCCGAGATGCTGGCGACTGCGCTGGATCTCGACTTCGATCCTGATAAGAGCTGGGACGAGAAGAAAGAGGTATACCGGCTCTCCAATCAGATCGTCAACACTAGAAACGTTACTCAGTCTGCCGTTGGTGACAAGCAAGGGCGATGGACCACAGTGATTGCTGCTGCGGTGCTCGTTGGCTGA
- the rpsM gene encoding 30S ribosomal protein S13 yields the protein MARISGVDLPITKRIEIGLTSIYGIGRKRATDILEVAGVSGDVRVKDLSEDDVRKISRVIEEQGQVEGDLRKEISVSIKRLMEIGCYRGMRHRRNLPVRGQRTHTNARTRKGPRKGAVAKKRTV from the coding sequence ATGGCACGTATTTCAGGCGTTGATTTACCCATAACGAAACGGATTGAGATCGGTTTGACTTCTATTTATGGAATCGGCCGAAAACGGGCAACTGATATTCTTGAGGTGGCTGGTGTCAGTGGCGATGTTCGGGTCAAGGATCTCTCTGAAGACGACGTTCGTAAGATCAGTCGCGTGATCGAAGAGCAAGGTCAGGTTGAGGGTGACCTGCGTAAGGAAATCTCTGTGAGCATTAAACGGCTCATGGAAATCGGTTGCTATCGGGGAATGCGTCACCGACGAAACTTACCTGTACGTGGGCAGCGGACTCACACCAACGCTCGGACTCGTAAGGGGCCGAGGAAAGGTGCGGTCGCTAAGAAAAGGACGGTTTAG